A window of Luteolibacter flavescens contains these coding sequences:
- a CDS encoding HAD family hydrolase, with translation MKPGLIFDLDGTLIDSLPGIAASLNRALERCGHPIHTVADVRRFIGNGSYELARRATPEGAADEDILAVECAFKDDYALTWPDGTMPYDGIPECLDRLAATGHRMAILSNKPHPFTVEIVQRVFPGVSFDLVLGQRADTPRKPHPDAALQIARHWDMAPELCRFIGDSTVDLDTARAAGIPAIMVGWGYHDAVALLEAGAGAVVEKVTDLDTAIAGD, from the coding sequence ATGAAGCCCGGCCTGATCTTCGACCTCGATGGAACCCTGATCGATTCCCTCCCCGGCATCGCCGCTTCGCTGAATCGTGCGCTGGAGCGCTGCGGCCACCCCATCCACACGGTGGCCGACGTGCGGCGCTTCATCGGCAATGGCTCATATGAGCTCGCGCGCCGCGCCACGCCGGAGGGCGCGGCGGACGAGGACATCTTGGCCGTCGAGTGCGCTTTCAAGGATGACTACGCGCTCACGTGGCCGGACGGCACCATGCCCTATGACGGCATCCCGGAGTGCCTCGACCGGCTCGCAGCAACGGGCCACCGGATGGCGATTCTTTCCAACAAGCCGCATCCCTTCACTGTCGAAATCGTACAACGGGTTTTCCCCGGCGTTTCCTTCGATCTCGTCCTCGGCCAGCGGGCGGACACGCCGCGCAAGCCACACCCGGATGCAGCGCTCCAGATCGCCCGCCATTGGGACATGGCTCCGGAGCTTTGCCGCTTCATCGGCGACTCCACCGTGGACCTCGATACGGCCCGCGCGGCAGGCATCCCGGCCATCATGGTCGGCTGGGGCTATCATGACGCGGTTGCTCTCCTCGAAGCCGGGGCTGGGGCGGTGGTGGAAAAAGTGACGGATCTGGACACCGCCATCGCTGGCGACTGA
- the rtcA gene encoding RNA 3'-terminal phosphate cyclase produces MKPLQLDGSAGGGQMLRTALSLAMVTGQPFRMTNIRGKRQKPGLMRQHLTCVKAACEISGGTADGAEIRSTELVFRAGKVREGSYQFAIGTAGSTSLLFQTLLPALLHADGPSTLRLEGGTHNPMAPPFDFLDRVFLPAIARAGARAELSLESVGFAPAGGGAITTTIHPCGKLAPMDLTARGEPTGTRIRVITRHLPLSIAGRMLDAALESFPCKDAAVENCEPGPGAGVSCHVESEFTGIREMTSAIGEHGVSAEKVGHRAAKLMLDFIGCGAPVGRHLADQLLLPMALAGEGRILAMSPDSHVPTNIAVIEKFLPVKFHVSDGGRGTKLIEVGAA; encoded by the coding sequence ATGAAACCCCTCCAACTCGATGGCTCCGCCGGTGGCGGGCAGATGCTGCGTACCGCGCTCTCGCTGGCGATGGTGACCGGCCAGCCATTCCGCATGACGAATATCCGCGGCAAGCGCCAGAAGCCGGGACTGATGCGCCAGCACCTGACGTGCGTGAAGGCCGCCTGCGAAATCTCCGGCGGCACCGCGGACGGTGCGGAGATCCGCTCGACCGAGCTGGTCTTCCGCGCGGGGAAAGTACGAGAAGGATCGTACCAATTCGCCATCGGCACCGCGGGAAGCACCTCGCTGCTCTTCCAGACGCTGCTGCCCGCGCTCCTCCATGCGGACGGACCGAGCACCCTGCGGCTGGAGGGCGGCACGCACAATCCCATGGCCCCGCCTTTCGATTTCCTCGACCGCGTCTTCCTGCCCGCCATCGCCAGAGCCGGCGCGAGAGCGGAGTTGTCCCTGGAGAGCGTGGGATTTGCCCCGGCCGGAGGAGGCGCAATCACGACCACCATCCACCCCTGCGGGAAGCTCGCGCCTATGGATCTAACAGCCCGTGGCGAGCCGACCGGCACGCGCATCCGCGTGATCACACGGCACCTGCCGCTATCCATCGCCGGGCGGATGCTCGATGCCGCGCTGGAGTCGTTTCCCTGCAAGGATGCCGCCGTGGAGAATTGCGAGCCCGGGCCGGGTGCCGGGGTTTCCTGCCACGTCGAGAGTGAATTCACCGGCATCCGCGAAATGACCAGCGCCATCGGTGAGCATGGCGTCTCCGCGGAGAAGGTGGGACATCGTGCGGCGAAGCTGATGCTGGACTTCATCGGTTGCGGCGCTCCGGTCGGACGGCACCTCGCGGACCAATTGCTCCTGCCCATGGCGCTCGCCGGGGAAGGCCGCATCCTCGCGATGTCGCCGGACTCGCATGTGCCGACGAATATCGCGGTGATCGAGAAATTCCTGCCGGTGAAATTCCACGTCTCCGATGGTGGTCGGGGCACGAAGTTGATCGAGGTAGGGGCTGCCTGA
- a CDS encoding RtcB family protein — protein MTIHKTDEALGFIPLPGDKGKPITVVGTEAIRDSFDQICLDQAVNSRMAPGVTDVILNPDGHAGYGAPVGCVMVSPTHIYPGPVGVDIKCSMSLLQLDIPEDAIADKATRRALINAIVERTPTGAGRGQRSVKKGRHVDELTGIPAVTEGATARVCQALGIPPEWALRCEDSTHHGHDGTYDALHTRLDFILAEGRIRNFADKIGQLGSYGGGNHFGECEITRVTGQRPTADGFGLKDGHVSFLSHCGSRGFGNLLAQGQFRDLEKKFRTWSTPFPAGDKQLVYAPLGTPEADAYLDDMALGANFATVNHLLINALVLEAFQEVLPGAKGQLVYFISHNIAREEIVDGQKSWVHRKGATRAIPGGHFSLAGTPFAKTGHPILLPGNPRDGSVVMVAKAGAEKTAWSVNHGAGRRMGRKHAARTLDQRAVDSDFDKHDILSNCRKYPIDEAPDAYKDFPEVLRSVESAGLAETVAKLQARFVIKDEAAADD, from the coding sequence ATGACCATCCACAAGACCGACGAAGCCCTCGGCTTCATCCCGCTCCCCGGTGACAAAGGCAAGCCGATCACGGTGGTCGGCACCGAAGCGATCCGCGATTCCTTTGACCAGATCTGTCTGGACCAGGCGGTGAATTCGCGCATGGCACCGGGCGTCACCGATGTGATCCTGAATCCCGACGGCCACGCCGGCTACGGTGCACCGGTCGGTTGCGTGATGGTCTCGCCGACCCACATCTATCCGGGCCCGGTGGGCGTGGATATCAAGTGCTCCATGTCGCTGCTCCAGCTCGATATCCCCGAGGATGCGATCGCGGACAAGGCGACCCGGCGCGCCCTGATCAATGCCATCGTCGAGCGCACGCCGACCGGCGCGGGCCGCGGCCAGCGGTCCGTGAAGAAGGGTCGCCACGTGGACGAGCTCACCGGCATCCCCGCGGTGACCGAGGGCGCGACCGCACGCGTGTGCCAGGCACTCGGGATCCCTCCGGAGTGGGCGCTCCGCTGCGAGGACTCCACTCACCACGGCCATGACGGGACCTACGATGCCCTTCATACTCGCCTCGATTTCATCCTCGCGGAGGGACGCATCCGGAACTTCGCCGACAAGATCGGCCAGCTCGGATCCTACGGTGGTGGAAACCATTTCGGCGAGTGCGAGATCACGCGGGTGACCGGACAGCGGCCGACCGCGGACGGCTTCGGCCTGAAGGATGGCCACGTGTCATTCCTCAGCCACTGCGGATCGCGCGGCTTCGGGAACCTGCTCGCGCAGGGACAATTCCGGGACTTGGAGAAGAAGTTCCGCACCTGGAGCACGCCCTTCCCGGCCGGGGACAAGCAGCTCGTTTACGCCCCGCTCGGGACCCCCGAGGCGGATGCGTATCTCGACGACATGGCTCTCGGCGCGAACTTCGCGACGGTGAATCACCTCTTGATCAATGCCCTCGTCCTCGAGGCCTTCCAGGAAGTGCTGCCCGGGGCGAAGGGACAGCTCGTCTATTTCATCTCGCACAATATCGCACGGGAGGAAATCGTCGACGGCCAGAAGTCATGGGTCCACCGCAAGGGCGCGACCCGGGCCATCCCGGGCGGACACTTCTCGCTCGCGGGGACGCCCTTTGCAAAGACCGGCCACCCGATCCTGCTGCCAGGAAATCCGCGCGACGGCTCGGTGGTCATGGTCGCAAAGGCCGGTGCCGAGAAGACCGCATGGTCCGTGAACCACGGCGCAGGCCGGCGCATGGGCCGCAAGCACGCGGCGCGCACGCTGGACCAGCGGGCCGTGGACTCCGACTTCGACAAGCACGACATCCTCTCGAACTGCCGGAAGTATCCGATCGACGAGGCACCCGATGCCTACAAGGACTTCCCCGAGGTGCTGCGTAGCGTCGAGTCCGCCGGACTCGCCGAGACGGTGGCAAAGCTGCAGGCCCGCTTCGTGATCAAGGACGAGGCCGCTGCCGACGATTGA